In the Bacillus solimangrovi genome, one interval contains:
- a CDS encoding DegT/DnrJ/EryC1/StrS family aminotransferase — protein MNERIFLSSPHMSDEGYEMDYVKEAFDTNWIAPLGENVNGFERELAEKVGSKAAAALSSGTAAIHLALKAAGVGEGDIVFCPTLTFSATANPIIYQNAVPVFIDSDYETWNMSPKALEEAFEKYPEVKAVIVVHLYGLSADMDKIMEICKNHNAAVIEDAAESLGTYYKGRHTGTFGDYGIFSFNGNKIITTSGGGMLVSNNEERIAKTRFWATQSRDQARHYQHSELGFNYRMSNVVAGIGRGQLKVLDQRVAKKNYIFEFYKRELGGLEGVEFMPCNDWDEPNYWLSSITLSGKVRPIDIFDALEAENIESRPVWKPMHMQPFFEKYDFIGESVSEKLFENGVCLPSDTKMTDEDLERVVKTIKGLWVE, from the coding sequence GTGAACGAAAGAATTTTCCTTTCATCACCACATATGAGTGATGAAGGCTATGAAATGGATTATGTTAAGGAAGCTTTTGATACAAACTGGATTGCTCCTCTTGGAGAAAATGTAAATGGATTCGAAAGAGAGCTTGCTGAAAAAGTAGGATCTAAAGCCGCTGCAGCACTTTCCTCAGGGACTGCTGCTATTCATTTGGCTCTTAAAGCAGCAGGAGTTGGAGAAGGGGATATTGTATTCTGTCCAACACTTACGTTCTCAGCTACTGCAAACCCCATTATCTATCAAAATGCAGTTCCTGTATTTATCGATAGTGATTATGAAACTTGGAATATGAGCCCAAAAGCATTAGAAGAAGCATTTGAGAAGTATCCAGAAGTAAAGGCAGTCATTGTCGTTCATTTATATGGCTTATCCGCTGATATGGATAAGATAATGGAGATTTGTAAGAATCATAATGCAGCGGTTATAGAAGATGCTGCCGAGTCTTTGGGTACTTACTATAAAGGTAGGCATACAGGGACTTTCGGTGACTATGGCATCTTTTCTTTTAATGGGAACAAGATTATCACAACTTCTGGAGGTGGAATGCTTGTTTCTAATAATGAAGAGAGAATTGCAAAAACAAGGTTTTGGGCTACACAATCCAGAGATCAAGCTAGGCATTATCAACATAGTGAATTAGGATTTAATTATCGGATGAGTAATGTTGTTGCTGGGATTGGTAGAGGACAGCTTAAAGTGTTAGATCAAAGAGTTGCTAAGAAGAACTACATTTTTGAGTTCTATAAAAGAGAGCTTGGTGGGCTTGAAGGTGTTGAATTCATGCCTTGCAATGACTGGGATGAACCGAATTATTGGTTAAGCTCGATAACATTGTCTGGTAAAGTAAGGCCTATTGATATATTTGATGCATTGGAAGCTGAAAACATCGAGTCAAGACCAGTTTGGAAACCAATGCATATGCAGCCGTTCTTTGAAAAATATGACTTTATTGGTGAAAGTGTATCGGAGAAATTGTTTGAGAATGGTGTATGTTTGCCATCTGATACCAAAATGACGGACGAGGACTTAGAAAGAGTCGTTAAGACTATTAAAGGGTTGTGGGTAGAATAA
- a CDS encoding sugar transferase: MKNSKGGIYRRFVKRPMDFILSLIAIIVLSPVLLIVALLVRTKLGSPVLFKQKRPGLNEEIFMMYKFRTMTDEKDDKGELLSDSIRLTKFGRLLRSTSLDELPELFNILKGNMSIIGPRPLLVQYLPLYNNHQKRRHEVRPGLSGLAQVSGRNAISWEDKFNLDVEYVDNVRFTEDWKIIFLTIKKVFVREGINSETAATIEPFKGSKKERMEL, encoded by the coding sequence ATGAAGAACTCCAAGGGTGGTATTTATAGAAGGTTTGTAAAAAGACCGATGGATTTTATACTTTCTTTAATTGCTATTATTGTTTTAAGTCCGGTATTACTAATAGTTGCATTACTTGTGAGAACGAAGTTAGGTAGTCCTGTGCTATTTAAGCAGAAACGACCGGGGTTGAATGAAGAGATTTTTATGATGTATAAGTTTAGGACTATGACAGATGAAAAAGATGATAAAGGGGAGTTACTGTCTGATAGTATTAGGCTGACAAAGTTTGGTAGGTTGCTACGCTCTACATCTCTTGATGAACTACCAGAGCTTTTTAATATTTTGAAGGGTAATATGTCCATTATTGGCCCTAGACCATTATTGGTGCAGTATTTGCCCTTGTATAACAATCATCAAAAAAGACGTCATGAAGTTAGACCAGGGCTATCAGGTTTGGCGCAGGTTAGTGGTAGAAATGCGATTAGTTGGGAAGATAAATTTAATCTCGATGTTGAGTATGTGGACAATGTAAGATTCACTGAAGATTGGAAGATAATTTTCTTAACCATAAAAAAGGTATTCGTCAGAGAGGGCATTAATTCAGAAACTGCTGCTACGATTGAGCCTTTTAAGGGAAGCAAAAAGGAAAGAATGGAACTATGA
- a CDS encoding glycosyltransferase family 2 protein, whose protein sequence is MFKKDIITVVTPTYNRAYILGNCYKSLKLQTSKSFVWMIIDDGSTDNTQELVEKWIAEKEITIIYLKKENGGKASALNMALNHVDTEYFVCLDSDDTFTIHAIELALDQLKKTIENEKICGVMALRNSDSGEVLGGKRIPDKVDEATVMDITDKFRIRSEFIQFYKMKILSKYRFPIVEGEKFISPEYIAREVNRNYKFKISQENLCVCEYLSDGLTRNKLRVIKRNPKGYTLVKRQSYELAKGFVAKVKHGIMYIAGCILSREKEYILKSPHKIITLFCFPLGWLAYKVKFSKGDNAL, encoded by the coding sequence ATGTTCAAAAAAGATATTATCACAGTTGTAACACCTACTTATAATAGAGCTTATATATTGGGAAACTGTTACAAGTCTTTAAAATTACAAACTAGCAAATCATTTGTTTGGATGATCATTGATGACGGATCAACAGATAATACTCAAGAATTAGTTGAAAAGTGGATAGCAGAAAAAGAAATTACTATTATCTATCTCAAGAAAGAGAATGGTGGAAAAGCATCTGCACTCAACATGGCTCTAAATCATGTTGATACCGAATATTTTGTTTGCTTAGACTCAGATGATACATTTACTATTCACGCAATTGAATTAGCGCTGGATCAACTGAAAAAAACTATTGAGAATGAAAAAATATGTGGTGTTATGGCTCTTAGAAACTCTGATAGCGGTGAAGTTTTAGGCGGTAAAAGAATACCAGACAAAGTAGACGAAGCAACCGTCATGGATATAACAGATAAATTTAGAATACGATCAGAGTTCATTCAGTTTTATAAAATGAAAATTCTCTCAAAGTATAGATTTCCAATAGTAGAAGGAGAAAAGTTCATATCACCTGAATATATCGCTAGAGAAGTTAATAGAAACTACAAATTTAAGATTTCGCAAGAAAATCTATGTGTTTGTGAGTACCTTTCTGATGGATTAACTCGAAATAAACTTAGGGTTATTAAGAGAAATCCGAAAGGGTACACCTTGGTTAAGCGACAGTCTTATGAATTAGCAAAAGGTTTTGTTGCTAAAGTAAAACACGGAATAATGTATATTGCTGGTTGTATTCTTAGTAGGGAAAAAGAATATATCTTAAAGTCCCCTCACAAGATTATTACTTTATTTTGTTTTCCTTTAGGATGGTTAGCATATAAAGTTAAATTCAGCAAAGGTGATAATGCTTTATGA
- the cysD gene encoding sulfate adenylyltransferase subunit CysD — protein MKELTHLDQLEAEAIYIIREVAAECENPVMLYSIGKDSSVMLHLAMKAFYPEKPPFPFMHVNTTWKFKEMIEFRDRKAKELGIEMIEEINNEAVEQGINPFDHGSAYTDIMKTQALKQGLDKYGFDAAFGGGRRDEEKSRAKERIFSFRNKNHAWDPKNQKPEMWKLYNTRINKGESMRVFPLSNWTEKDIWQYIRKENIDIVPLYFAKERPVVYREGNIVMVDDDRMKLEPGEEVVMKKVRFRTLGCYPLTGGVESEAETLDEIIEETLGATSSERTSRVIDQEAAGSMERRKREGYF, from the coding sequence ATGAAAGAACTAACACACCTCGATCAACTTGAGGCTGAAGCAATTTATATTATTCGTGAAGTAGCTGCAGAATGTGAAAATCCAGTTATGCTTTATTCAATTGGAAAGGATAGCTCTGTTATGCTTCATTTAGCAATGAAAGCTTTTTATCCGGAAAAACCCCCATTTCCTTTCATGCATGTAAATACTACATGGAAGTTTAAAGAAATGATTGAATTCCGTGATCGTAAAGCAAAAGAACTTGGGATAGAAATGATAGAAGAAATAAATAACGAAGCAGTAGAACAAGGTATTAACCCATTTGACCACGGATCAGCTTATACAGATATAATGAAAACTCAAGCACTAAAACAAGGGTTGGATAAATATGGGTTCGATGCTGCTTTTGGTGGCGGAAGACGTGATGAAGAAAAATCACGTGCTAAAGAACGTATTTTCTCTTTCCGTAATAAAAATCATGCCTGGGACCCCAAAAATCAAAAGCCTGAAATGTGGAAACTTTATAACACAAGAATCAACAAAGGTGAAAGTATGCGTGTCTTCCCACTCTCTAATTGGACTGAAAAAGATATCTGGCAATACATTCGCAAAGAAAATATTGATATAGTACCGTTATATTTTGCTAAAGAAAGACCGGTTGTCTATCGTGAAGGCAACATCGTAATGGTGGACGATGATCGTATGAAATTAGAACCTGGTGAAGAAGTGGTCATGAAGAAGGTTCGTTTCCGAACATTAGGTTGTTACCCTCTTACTGGTGGTGTTGAATCCGAAGCAGAGACTTTAGATGAAATCATTGAAGAAACACTTGGAGCGACCTCATCTGAAAGAACCAGTCGAGTGATTGACCAAGAAGCTGCTGGCAGTATGGAAAGACGTAAGCGAGAGGGGTATTTCTAA
- a CDS encoding acetyltransferase — MKNKLLIIGASGHGKVVADIALKMNKWQSISFLDDDTSVISPMGIEVIGTSNEAIKYIDAYDVCVAIGNNAIREKLQTQLESRGASLPALIHPTAVIGEQVNVQYGTVVMAGVVINSCSRIGKGCIINTGSTIDHDNDIGDFTHISPGAHLAGTVKVGQGSWLGIGCVVSNNVNITSDCKVGAGAVVVKDITESGTYVGVPVRRIDYGKNTDISK; from the coding sequence ATGAAAAACAAACTTTTAATAATTGGTGCTAGTGGCCACGGAAAAGTTGTTGCGGACATTGCATTGAAAATGAATAAATGGCAGAGTATTTCCTTTTTAGATGATGATACAAGTGTTATCTCTCCAATGGGAATTGAAGTTATTGGAACGTCAAATGAAGCTATAAAATATATTGATGCTTATGATGTATGTGTTGCTATAGGTAATAATGCTATAAGAGAAAAGCTTCAGACTCAACTAGAATCAAGAGGAGCAAGTCTACCTGCTCTGATTCATCCTACTGCAGTTATCGGTGAGCAGGTTAATGTTCAGTATGGAACAGTAGTCATGGCCGGTGTAGTAATAAACTCCTGCAGTAGGATCGGGAAAGGGTGCATTATTAATACAGGTTCCACCATTGATCATGACAATGATATAGGGGATTTTACACACATTTCTCCAGGGGCTCATTTAGCAGGAACTGTTAAAGTAGGACAAGGGTCTTGGTTAGGAATTGGTTGTGTAGTAAGCAATAATGTAAATATCACAAGCGATTGTAAAGTAGGTGCGGGTGCTGTTGTGGTAAAGGACATAACTGAATCTGGGACATATGTGGGGGTTCCAGTGAGGAGAATAGATTATGGCAAGAATACTGATATTAGCAAATAA
- a CDS encoding flippase yields MNKELSTVTKQSGMVFTGKIIALIFGLFLNFLAARFLGAEIYGKFMFVFNFISFFPVLVLVGLQQGLVYFIPKFDDNEEKAQRNNLITFSYFLVFSLSLIVITLIYFNSNFIAAKLLNSPQLEHLLKLMAPLILFIALGQLSQGVFRGIKKIKFYVFNQDILVPITKIIVLIIAIILGSQLYSLAIAFYCSLIFGTLYLLTTVYRLGLLSKFSLNPLKHYKELLKFSLPLLLTGFLAVISQRTDSLMIGYFLNETQVGIYDIALKIGTLSSFILVAFNTMFAPTISSLYHRNDLATLSSMYKAITKWVVGVNLITFSVILLFGQDIMHIFGKEFIAGSTALVLVGIGQIVNAGVGSAGYILIMTGNPHYEMYLNFLVVFINVTLNLLLIPLYGIEGAALASLVSVAIANIVKLLLVYRKHRLHPYNLNYIKLICSIVFSLLVTQWLKSLLTLSWYSEFILLSLLLVLLSGLIYYIFGLDTEDKMVIRSITKKINKK; encoded by the coding sequence ATGAATAAAGAATTATCTACTGTTACAAAACAATCGGGTATGGTATTTACCGGGAAAATAATTGCGCTTATTTTTGGTTTGTTTTTAAATTTTCTTGCTGCTCGATTTTTAGGTGCAGAAATTTATGGGAAATTTATGTTCGTTTTTAATTTTATAAGCTTTTTCCCGGTGTTAGTCTTAGTGGGGCTACAGCAAGGTTTAGTATATTTTATCCCTAAATTTGATGATAATGAGGAAAAAGCTCAAAGAAATAACCTTATTACTTTTAGTTACTTTTTGGTATTTTCATTAAGTTTAATAGTTATAACTTTAATATATTTTAATAGTAACTTTATAGCTGCGAAATTATTAAACAGCCCGCAATTAGAACATTTACTTAAATTGATGGCGCCTTTAATATTATTTATTGCTTTAGGTCAACTTTCACAAGGGGTTTTCCGGGGAATAAAAAAAATCAAGTTTTATGTTTTTAATCAAGATATTTTAGTACCAATAACTAAAATAATAGTACTCATAATTGCTATTATACTAGGATCACAATTATATAGTTTAGCTATTGCGTTTTATTGTTCATTGATATTTGGCACATTATACTTATTAACAACCGTCTATAGGTTAGGGCTTCTAAGTAAGTTTAGTTTAAATCCTTTAAAACATTATAAGGAATTGTTGAAGTTTTCACTTCCATTATTGTTAACAGGGTTTCTAGCAGTAATTAGCCAAAGAACGGATAGCTTAATGATTGGTTATTTTCTAAATGAAACCCAAGTAGGGATTTATGACATAGCTTTAAAGATCGGAACATTAAGCAGTTTCATTTTAGTAGCATTTAATACTATGTTTGCCCCCACAATATCATCTCTATACCATAGAAATGATTTAGCAACATTAAGTTCGATGTATAAGGCAATAACCAAATGGGTAGTTGGAGTAAATTTAATTACTTTTTCTGTAATATTACTGTTTGGTCAGGATATTATGCATATATTCGGTAAAGAGTTTATAGCAGGATCTACTGCATTGGTTTTAGTGGGGATTGGTCAAATTGTAAATGCTGGTGTGGGATCGGCTGGATATATTCTTATAATGACTGGTAATCCTCATTATGAAATGTATCTTAACTTTTTAGTAGTTTTTATAAATGTCACACTGAATTTATTGTTGATACCATTATACGGAATAGAAGGGGCAGCACTCGCTTCTCTAGTATCTGTGGCTATAGCAAATATAGTTAAATTACTCCTAGTTTACAGGAAACATAGACTTCACCCCTATAATCTAAATTATATTAAACTTATTTGTTCTATTGTATTCTCACTCTTAGTTACCCAATGGCTAAAGAGTCTATTAACTTTGTCTTGGTATAGTGAGTTTATATTATTATCTCTCCTTTTAGTACTTTTATCTGGATTAATTTATTATATTTTTGGATTAGATACTGAGGATAAAATGGTTATACGTTCAATTACTAAGAAAATAAATAAGAAATAA
- a CDS encoding glycosyltransferase family 4 protein has protein sequence MARILILANNDIGLYKFRKELIKELLKVNEVYISLPHGQFVEDLIELGCKFIDTQISRRGTNPITDYKLMMEYKRIIKEVEPNLVLTYTIKPNVYGGIVCRFMKVPYIPNITGLGTAVENGGILQKITLSLYSIALKEASCVFFQNKENLNFINNKGIYKGKQKLIPGSGVNLNNYNVLDYPRDNIIKFLFISRVMKHKGIDQYLDTAEYIKSRYPNTEFHILGFCEEAYEEKLKEMNANGIIKYHGMQSDVREFHAISHCTIHPTFYPEGMSNVLLESAACGRPIITTNRSGCREIIDNGINGYIVEQRNSRDLIKKVEEFLLLDYEAKRQMGLAGRNKVEREFDRQIVINAYIEEINDLL, from the coding sequence ATGGCAAGAATACTGATATTAGCAAATAATGATATAGGGTTATATAAATTCAGGAAGGAACTGATTAAAGAACTTTTAAAGGTTAACGAAGTTTATATTTCACTACCACACGGTCAATTTGTAGAGGATTTAATTGAACTTGGGTGTAAGTTTATTGATACTCAGATTAGTAGAAGAGGCACTAATCCTATAACTGATTATAAGTTAATGATGGAATATAAACGTATTATAAAGGAAGTAGAACCTAATTTGGTACTGACATATACCATTAAACCGAATGTTTATGGGGGAATTGTATGTAGATTCATGAAAGTACCGTATATACCTAATATAACAGGACTTGGGACTGCTGTAGAGAATGGTGGTATACTTCAAAAGATTACACTGTCTTTATATAGTATAGCTCTCAAAGAAGCCTCTTGTGTTTTTTTTCAGAATAAAGAGAATTTAAATTTTATCAATAATAAAGGCATTTATAAAGGTAAGCAAAAGTTAATACCTGGTTCTGGAGTTAATCTAAATAACTATAATGTGCTTGATTATCCCAGAGATAATATAATAAAATTTCTATTTATTTCAAGAGTAATGAAGCATAAAGGCATTGATCAGTATTTAGATACAGCCGAATATATTAAATCTAGATATCCTAACACAGAATTTCACATTTTAGGTTTTTGTGAAGAAGCATATGAAGAAAAATTAAAAGAAATGAATGCTAACGGTATAATAAAATATCACGGGATGCAAAGTGATGTCAGAGAGTTTCACGCTATATCTCACTGTACAATTCATCCTACATTCTATCCCGAAGGAATGTCTAATGTCCTTTTGGAAAGTGCTGCCTGTGGCAGGCCAATTATAACAACTAACAGAAGTGGTTGTAGAGAAATTATAGATAATGGGATTAATGGATATATAGTAGAACAGAGAAATAGTAGAGACCTAATTAAAAAGGTGGAAGAATTTCTTTTATTAGATTATGAAGCAAAAAGGCAGATGGGGTTAGCTGGTAGAAATAAAGTTGAAAGAGAATTCGATAGGCAGATTGTTATTAATGCTTATATTGAAGAAATTAATGACTTACTTTAG
- a CDS encoding sulfotransferase family 2 domain-containing protein, producing MKAKIKKILMKSPKLYTVARYFYRFVFFDMINLIRYKKLEKTEYIIVPNKSIIYLNNSKVACSSIKSTFIDESIPDDYSIHNKIKNLRREYYTEEESNYFKFTFVRNPFDRLVSCYESKYRKDKKMGKQKLHFDEYLFGYIKKDNGFEDFVRKVVKLPDHLADRHFQSQYNLIYDRKGKSRVDFIGKYENLTEDFKDIKDQYNLRDLPHFNNTGKRNWMDYYNIDTARMVRKKYANEIEKFGYEEEYNILIEYLNKKENRNKNMNKITS from the coding sequence ATGAAGGCTAAAATAAAGAAAATATTAATGAAAAGCCCAAAATTATATACTGTAGCAAGGTATTTTTATCGGTTTGTCTTTTTTGACATGATTAACTTGATCAGATATAAAAAGCTTGAAAAAACAGAATACATTATTGTTCCTAATAAGAGTATCATCTATCTAAACAATTCAAAGGTTGCGTGTTCTTCCATAAAAAGTACGTTTATTGACGAAAGCATTCCTGATGACTATAGTATTCACAACAAAATTAAAAATTTAAGAAGAGAGTACTATACTGAAGAAGAAAGTAACTATTTTAAATTCACCTTTGTGAGGAATCCTTTCGATAGATTAGTTTCATGCTATGAGAGTAAGTATAGGAAAGATAAAAAGATGGGAAAACAAAAATTACACTTTGATGAGTATTTGTTTGGTTATATAAAAAAAGATAATGGATTTGAAGATTTTGTAAGGAAAGTCGTAAAATTACCAGATCATTTAGCAGATAGACATTTCCAGTCCCAGTATAATTTAATATATGACCGCAAAGGAAAGAGTCGTGTTGACTTTATTGGTAAATATGAAAATCTAACCGAAGATTTTAAAGATATTAAAGATCAGTATAACTTAAGAGATTTACCACACTTTAATAATACTGGTAAAAGGAATTGGATGGATTATTATAATATAGATACTGCAAGAATGGTTCGCAAGAAATACGCCAATGAAATAGAAAAATTTGGTTACGAAGAAGAGTATAACATTCTTATTGAGTATTTAAATAAAAAAGAAAATAGAAATAAAAATATGAATAAGATTACAAGCTAA
- the wzy gene encoding O-antigen polysaccharide polymerase Wzy, producing MKINVNKIKGIFIYLAYIVFAFIIAFAFGLPEEVNLELMGILGWGLLIISFITWRIITGEFITAYTFYLGVLYLFFYGQSLLIPFDLVTPERDLILRYSFINENNLFEAQVYSFLCLASFHLGGLLFYKVNKLKDEPRLKKLGEKSISDKAILATGISLFIVSVIPYIYGMFQSLILVKMYGYSGVSRLDAQTGLNSLMGKMSLYFIPSLLCLTIAVRNSKVLRTVVQVISGMVIFSILYIGERNDAIVFILALVLIQHYFIRKISLKQSLKYIVSGVVLLSLLTTIADIRNMEGRTVFDYFEYMMINSFNNNFITELISELGSSMMPTIAIMGFVDSGEPLRNGTTYLYSLLSIVPNLGFWDLHPAAQVASLGQWLKFRLGLSFGPGFSLAAESYLNFAWWGFFIFIFLGAFISKILGLLNKTTVKYYPAIACFVLIFFNSSLFYIRDTFLGNIRAIFYMGLPIYLLIIFFNNRVERRKKEAPESKGGTYDGIIYDNYSDL from the coding sequence ATGAAGATAAACGTTAATAAAATTAAGGGCATATTTATTTATTTAGCATATATAGTATTTGCGTTTATTATCGCATTTGCGTTTGGGCTCCCTGAAGAAGTTAACCTTGAACTCATGGGTATCTTAGGCTGGGGTTTATTAATAATAAGTTTTATTACATGGCGTATTATTACAGGAGAGTTTATTACGGCATATACCTTCTATCTAGGAGTGCTGTATTTATTTTTTTATGGTCAAAGCTTATTGATTCCTTTCGATTTAGTTACTCCGGAAAGGGATTTAATTCTTAGATATAGTTTTATCAATGAGAACAACCTTTTTGAGGCACAGGTTTATTCGTTTTTGTGTCTAGCTAGTTTTCATTTAGGTGGTTTATTATTTTATAAAGTAAATAAGCTAAAAGATGAACCTCGGTTAAAAAAATTGGGAGAAAAGTCCATAAGTGATAAAGCAATACTTGCTACGGGAATATCATTATTTATTGTTTCAGTGATACCATATATATATGGCATGTTTCAGTCATTAATACTAGTAAAGATGTATGGATATAGCGGAGTCTCTCGACTTGATGCACAAACAGGCTTAAACAGTTTAATGGGGAAAATGTCCTTATATTTTATCCCAAGCTTACTATGTTTAACAATAGCAGTAAGAAATAGTAAAGTTTTAAGAACGGTTGTTCAGGTAATTAGTGGTATGGTGATTTTTTCAATATTGTATATTGGCGAGAGAAACGATGCTATCGTGTTTATACTGGCATTAGTCTTAATTCAACACTATTTTATTCGGAAAATATCACTCAAGCAGAGTTTGAAATACATTGTTTCAGGGGTTGTACTTCTTTCTTTACTAACAACTATAGCTGATATTAGAAACATGGAAGGTAGAACTGTTTTTGATTATTTTGAATATATGATGATAAACAGTTTTAATAATAATTTTATAACAGAACTAATTAGTGAGTTGGGAAGTTCAATGATGCCAACAATTGCCATCATGGGTTTTGTTGATAGTGGAGAGCCATTAAGAAATGGTACAACTTACTTATACTCATTACTCTCTATTGTTCCCAATCTAGGATTTTGGGATCTTCACCCTGCTGCTCAGGTTGCTTCTTTAGGACAATGGTTAAAATTTCGTTTGGGGTTATCTTTTGGTCCCGGGTTTTCTCTAGCCGCTGAGTCATATTTAAACTTTGCTTGGTGGGGCTTCTTTATCTTTATCTTTCTAGGAGCATTTATATCAAAGATTTTAGGTTTATTGAATAAAACTACTGTAAAGTATTATCCAGCGATTGCATGCTTTGTTTTAATATTTTTTAATTCATCGTTATTCTATATTAGAGATACTTTCCTTGGGAATATAAGAGCAATATTTTATATGGGATTACCGATATATTTACTAATAATATTTTTTAATAACAGAGTAGAAAGACGCAAGAAAGAAGCTCCTGAAAGTAAAGGTGGGACATATGATGGAATTATTTACGATAATTATTCCGATTTATAA
- a CDS encoding glycosyltransferase family 2 protein produces MELFTIIIPIYNVEKYLEECINSVINQTYKNLDIILVNDGSQDKSLEICKQYKKSDTRINLISKTNGGLSSARNVGLENARGKYVMFLDSDDYLYNEEVVEKFINIFRTTNCDLIYGSYTGFLDESQDNIGMYIKDKRLNITNSDVVNMDNQGVLLQLYKSKSYASSAATKVYKKEVIDTNGLEFKMGIYHEDEEWTPKVIANTQKVYVFNEKFYMRRYRPESIMTTQDESKLVKRINDLLSIANWMIKYTDQNFDNIELKNTMKSYFGSFIIRSLILYKSIATEEYKNKAKQLIFQNLHLFKYMNSAKFRVINILNNLVGIDLTASFLSILLKIKTNKGDKYEG; encoded by the coding sequence ATGGAATTATTTACGATAATTATTCCGATTTATAACGTAGAAAAGTATTTAGAAGAATGTATTAATAGTGTAATTAATCAGACATACAAAAATTTAGATATAATTCTAGTAAATGATGGCTCTCAAGATAAAAGTTTAGAAATTTGTAAGCAATATAAAAAAAGTGATACGAGAATAAACTTGATTTCCAAAACAAATGGAGGCTTATCATCAGCAAGAAATGTAGGATTGGAGAATGCAAGAGGAAAATATGTTATGTTTCTTGATAGTGATGATTATCTTTATAATGAAGAGGTAGTTGAAAAGTTTATAAACATATTTCGAACAACCAATTGTGATTTGATATATGGGTCGTATACTGGTTTTCTAGATGAAAGTCAGGATAACATTGGAATGTATATAAAAGATAAAAGGTTAAATATAACGAATAGCGATGTTGTTAATATGGATAACCAGGGTGTTTTATTACAGTTATACAAGAGTAAAAGTTATGCCAGTTCAGCAGCAACAAAGGTATATAAAAAAGAAGTTATAGACACAAACGGCCTTGAATTTAAGATGGGCATTTATCATGAGGATGAAGAATGGACTCCAAAAGTTATTGCAAATACCCAAAAAGTTTATGTTTTTAATGAGAAATTTTATATGAGACGTTATAGACCAGAGTCTATAATGACCACTCAAGATGAGAGTAAGTTAGTGAAAAGAATTAATGATTTATTAAGTATTGCTAACTGGATGATTAAGTACACGGACCAAAACTTCGATAATATTGAATTAAAAAATACTATGAAAAGTTATTTTGGATCTTTTATTATTAGAAGTTTAATTCTATATAAGAGTATTGCTACAGAAGAGTATAAAAATAAAGCTAAACAGTTAATATTTCAAAATCTACATTTGTTTAAGTATATGAACAGTGCAAAGTTCAGAGTAATCAACATATTGAATAATTTAGTAGGTATAGATCTAACCGCTTCTTTCTTATCAATACTATTAAAAATTAAAACTAATAAAGGTGATAAATATGAAGGCTAA